In Marmota flaviventris isolate mMarFla1 chromosome 17, mMarFla1.hap1, whole genome shotgun sequence, a single genomic region encodes these proteins:
- the LOC139701359 gene encoding EF-hand calcium-binding domain-containing protein 13-like: MVLGTLKSSISDSEMLQALKTIDINVNGMLDFSNFLKAVNDISYVTSQDSAFQKALEIFSRIKDGWVPTDEVVAVLSSMNIFVNPDTLQEVIKYSYTDCNQMVDIGDIVFALNELQQPYEDVSTQELEL, translated from the exons ATGGTCCTTGGTACCTTGAAGAGTTCTATAAGTGATTCAGAAATGCTACAGGCACTAAAGACTATTGATATCAATg TTAATGGAATGCTGgatttttcaaatttccttaaGGCTGTGAATGATATTTCTTATGTGACCTCTCAGGATTCAG CATTCCAGAAAGCCTTGGAGATTTTTTCTAGGATAAAAGATGGTTGGGTTCCTACTGATGAAGTAGTTGCTGTTTTGAGTAGCATGAATATCTTTGTAAACCCTGACACACTGCAGGAAGTGATCAAATATTCCTATACTGACT GTAACCAGATGGTGGATATTGGTGATATTGTATTTGCTTTGAATGAACTACAGCAACCGTATGAAGATGTTT ctactcaggagctggaattatag